A window of the Microvirga terrae genome harbors these coding sequences:
- a CDS encoding UTP--glucose-1-phosphate uridylyltransferase: protein MKRIRKAVLPVAGLGTRFLPATKAVPKEMLCVVDRPVVQHVVDEARAAGIEHFIFVTGRNKAVIEDHFDIAYELNRTLESRNKTKELEILAKDQPRAGQTSFTRQQEPLGLGHAVWCARELVGDEPFAVILPDMLSRGSMEQMIAAYDRHGGNIIAVEEVQEDQTHQYGIVSVGQEFGQTFEITGMVEKPPKGTAPSNYIISGRYILQPGIFDLLSTQERGAGNEIQLTDSMIRLMKDQPFFGMKYQGKTYDTGSKIGFLMANVAYAMEREELSAEFRRELEALLRLR, encoded by the coding sequence ATGAAGCGTATCCGCAAAGCAGTCCTTCCCGTCGCCGGCCTCGGCACCCGGTTCCTGCCTGCCACCAAGGCCGTTCCCAAGGAGATGCTCTGCGTCGTCGACCGCCCCGTGGTGCAGCATGTGGTGGATGAGGCGCGCGCCGCCGGAATCGAGCACTTCATCTTCGTCACCGGCCGCAACAAGGCGGTGATCGAGGACCATTTCGACATCGCGTACGAGCTGAACCGGACCCTGGAGAGCCGCAACAAGACGAAGGAGCTCGAGATCCTGGCCAAGGACCAGCCCCGGGCCGGCCAGACGAGCTTCACCCGCCAGCAGGAGCCCCTCGGCCTCGGCCACGCGGTCTGGTGCGCCCGCGAGCTCGTGGGCGACGAGCCCTTTGCGGTGATCCTGCCCGACATGCTCAGCCGCGGCTCCATGGAACAGATGATCGCCGCCTACGACCGGCATGGCGGCAACATCATCGCCGTGGAGGAGGTGCAGGAGGACCAGACTCACCAGTACGGCATCGTGTCGGTCGGCCAGGAATTCGGCCAGACTTTCGAGATCACCGGCATGGTGGAGAAGCCCCCGAAGGGCACCGCCCCGTCCAACTACATCATCTCCGGCCGTTACATCCTGCAGCCCGGGATCTTCGACCTGCTCTCCACCCAGGAGCGCGGCGCCGGCAACGAAATCCAGCTCACGGATTCCATGATCCGCCTGATGAAGGATCAGCCGTTCTTCGGCATGAAGTACCAGGGCAAGACCTACGACACCGGCTCCAAGATCGGCTTCCTCATGGCCAACGTGGCCTATGCGATGGAGCGCGAGGAGCTGTCCGCCGAGTTCCGGCGGGAGCTCGAGGCGCTGCTGCGGCTGCGGTGA